In Flammeovirgaceae bacterium 311, one DNA window encodes the following:
- a CDS encoding N-formylglutamate amidohydrolase (COG3741 N-formylglutamate amidohydrolase) yields MSKPFFDVAGGEGPLVATAIHEGHLIRPVLNAYIGLSAKQRLREEDPHTGRLAALFPDHIIANYSRFETDLNRARNKAVYLKPEDAWGLHVWRESLPRDEVDESLKNYDLFYSAVEKYFADIINRHGFLIIYDLHTYNHRRGGPQSKPADADKNPEINIGLGNMNVEQWRPVLNAFTSNFKRAFAAGEEPDIRENVKFEGGHFMHWVHDRFGSNACAISIEFKKTFMDEWTNEVDQAHLEQLGKALKSTEAEVVERARLLFSKPINNDRTSKRTDTAYNTKDKERRGSS; encoded by the coding sequence ATGAGTAAACCATTTTTTGATGTTGCAGGTGGAGAAGGTCCTTTAGTAGCTACAGCTATTCACGAAGGGCACCTGATACGCCCGGTTTTAAATGCATATATAGGATTATCAGCAAAGCAAAGACTACGGGAAGAAGACCCTCATACAGGCAGACTGGCCGCTCTTTTTCCTGATCATATAATTGCAAACTACTCCCGTTTCGAAACCGATCTGAACAGGGCACGCAACAAAGCAGTATATCTAAAACCCGAAGATGCCTGGGGCCTGCATGTATGGCGCGAATCACTGCCCAGAGATGAAGTGGATGAGTCTCTGAAGAACTACGATCTGTTCTACAGTGCTGTAGAGAAATATTTTGCCGATATCATAAACCGGCATGGCTTTCTAATTATTTATGATCTGCATACCTACAACCATAGAAGAGGCGGGCCACAGTCGAAACCGGCAGATGCTGATAAAAACCCGGAGATCAACATTGGCCTTGGAAATATGAATGTAGAGCAGTGGAGACCGGTGTTAAATGCCTTCACAAGCAATTTTAAAAGAGCATTTGCAGCAGGAGAGGAACCTGATATACGTGAAAACGTAAAATTTGAAGGAGGCCACTTCATGCATTGGGTTCATGATCGATTTGGCAGCAATGCCTGCGCAATTTCAATTGAATTCAAGAAGACCTTTATGGATGAATGGACCAACGAAGTAGATCAGGCCCATTTAGAGCAGTTGGGCAAAGCCCTGAAAAGTACAGAAGCCGAGGTTGTGGAACGTGCCAGGTTATTGTTTAGTAAGCCAATAAATAATGATAGAACAAGTAAGCGAACAGATACAGCATATAATACAAAAGATAAAGAACGACGAGGGAGTTCATGA
- a CDS encoding metallophosphoesterase (COG0639 Diadenosine tetraphosphatase and related serine/threonine protein phosphatases) — MSRWLVTDIHGCYHSLKALLEQQVALTRHDHLYLLGDYISKGPFSKQVLDYLMGLREGGYQLHLLRGNHEQEVLNVLNGTTSLTTFREKGGFTLLNNFEIDHPADLPQHYINFFEQLEWYFSLEDWLLVHAGFDFEEENPFTISEKLVNIRDYKVDLQKTAGRKLLHGHSPTDLAVIEASLANKESLHISLDAGCVYRKNLNQARLIALNLDEWQWKVQKNIDESDNYHP, encoded by the coding sequence ATGAGTCGCTGGCTGGTAACCGACATCCATGGCTGCTACCATTCCTTAAAGGCTTTACTGGAGCAGCAGGTAGCGTTAACCAGACACGACCATTTATACCTGCTTGGTGATTATATCAGCAAAGGTCCTTTCAGCAAACAGGTGCTGGACTACCTGATGGGCTTACGCGAGGGGGGATATCAGCTGCACCTCCTCAGAGGCAATCATGAGCAGGAGGTGCTTAATGTGCTCAATGGCACTACCAGCCTCACCACGTTCCGTGAAAAAGGAGGCTTTACCCTGCTGAATAATTTTGAAATAGATCATCCCGCCGATTTACCCCAGCACTATATTAACTTTTTTGAGCAGCTGGAGTGGTACTTTTCACTGGAGGACTGGCTCCTGGTGCATGCCGGTTTTGATTTTGAAGAGGAAAATCCATTTACCATCAGTGAAAAGCTGGTAAACATCAGGGATTATAAGGTAGACCTCCAGAAAACTGCTGGCAGAAAACTGCTGCACGGCCATTCGCCAACAGATCTTGCTGTAATTGAAGCCAGCCTGGCAAATAAAGAATCGCTTCACATAAGCCTCGATGCTGGCTGTGTTTATAGAAAAAATCTAAATCAGGCCCGTTTAATTGCGCTTAACTTAGATGAGTGGCAATGGAAAGTACAGAAAAACATAGACGAGAGCGACAATTATCATCCTTAA
- a CDS encoding hypothetical protein (COG2928 Uncharacterized conserved protein), whose product MSKFTTKRILYYFLRGLVILVPIALTVYIIVVTLAWIDSLIPVNFPGLGLIIISGIIIGIGYLASSFIAKPVFELMEDLIMSVPFIGMIYSSIKDLLTAFVGDKKKFNQPVLVEMDPGSNLYKMGFLTQEDMNIVGQPDMVAVYLPHSYNFSGNFYILPKERVTLLALPSADVMKFVVSGGVSGYEELQLAEETARNQAAQHETEQLQQPKVSRIAIDG is encoded by the coding sequence ATGAGTAAATTTACGACTAAGCGTATCCTCTATTATTTTTTAAGAGGCTTGGTGATACTGGTCCCTATTGCGCTTACAGTTTACATTATCGTGGTAACGCTTGCCTGGATCGATAGCCTGATACCTGTTAATTTCCCAGGTTTGGGCCTAATCATCATCAGTGGCATTATCATTGGCATTGGCTACCTGGCCTCCTCTTTTATCGCCAAACCTGTGTTTGAGCTCATGGAAGATCTGATCATGAGTGTACCCTTTATCGGCATGATCTACTCCAGCATCAAAGATCTACTCACAGCATTTGTAGGCGATAAAAAGAAATTCAATCAGCCAGTACTGGTAGAAATGGACCCGGGTAGTAATCTCTACAAGATGGGGTTTCTTACCCAGGAAGATATGAATATTGTGGGGCAGCCGGATATGGTGGCTGTATACCTGCCACACTCCTACAACTTTTCAGGTAATTTTTATATACTGCCCAAAGAGCGAGTTACCCTGCTGGCTCTGCCTAGTGCCGATGTAATGAAGTTTGTAGTGTCGGGCGGGGTTAGTGGCTATGAAGAATTGCAGCTGGCAGAAGAAACCGCCCGCAACCAGGCTGCCCAGCACGAAACAGAACAGCTACAGCAGCCTAAAGTTTCACGCATAGCCATAGATGGATGA
- a CDS encoding NADH:ubiquinone oxidoreductase, subunit e (COG2209 Na+-transporting NADH:ubiquinone oxidoreductase, subunit NqrE): MELISLGIRAIFIENMVFAYFLGMCSYLAVSKKVNTAFGLGLAVIFVLTITVPTNWLLQTYVLQEGALTWISADLANVDLSFLQFIMFIAIIAAMVQLVEMVIEKFSPALYGSLGIFLPLIAVNCAILGSSLFMVQRDYTLTEATVFGFASGIGWFIAIIALAAIRERLKYSNVPDGLKGLGITMLLTGLMGLGFMSFMGIKLGNETEDETAIPGADVKEQTELVVPRQDNAVTMQE, encoded by the coding sequence ATGGAATTAATAAGCTTAGGCATACGCGCAATTTTTATCGAGAACATGGTATTTGCCTACTTTCTTGGTATGTGTTCCTACCTGGCGGTATCAAAGAAAGTAAACACTGCATTTGGTCTTGGCCTGGCGGTAATTTTCGTTCTTACCATTACTGTTCCTACTAACTGGCTGCTGCAGACTTACGTACTGCAGGAGGGGGCCCTCACTTGGATCAGCGCAGATCTGGCAAACGTGGATCTTAGCTTTCTGCAGTTCATCATGTTCATTGCCATTATTGCAGCAATGGTACAGCTGGTAGAGATGGTGATTGAAAAATTCTCCCCTGCCCTGTACGGATCCCTTGGTATCTTCCTCCCACTTATAGCAGTGAACTGTGCCATTCTGGGTTCATCCCTCTTTATGGTACAGCGTGATTATACGCTTACAGAAGCTACCGTATTTGGTTTTGCCTCAGGTATCGGCTGGTTTATTGCCATTATTGCCCTGGCTGCTATTCGTGAACGTCTTAAATACTCAAACGTACCTGATGGTCTCAAAGGTCTGGGCATTACCATGCTCCTGACTGGCCTGATGGGTCTTGGGTTTATGTCTTTCATGGGTATTAAACTGGGCAACGAAACAGAAGATGAAACGGCCATTCCCGGTGCAGATGTGAAAGAACAAACTGAACTGGTGGTACCAAGGCAGGATAATGCAGTAACCATGCAGGAATAG
- a CDS encoding NADH:ubiquinone oxidoreductase, subunit d (COG1347 Na+-transporting NADH:ubiquinone oxidoreductase, subunit NqrD), whose amino-acid sequence MSAQVSETQDIQVAKKPAEELFSKRRRKLISDPLNDDNPITVQVLGICSALAVTSQMYPTTVMAMAVLVVVVMSNLTISAMRNIIPNRIRIIVQLAIVASLVILVDQVLKAYAFDVSRELSVFIGLIITNCIIMGRLEAFAMGNKPYDSILDGLGSGFGYAWIILAVAFFRELFGAGAIYGFEVFSAIGLNFPNNGLMVTPVGAFMVLGLIIWVQRSKTGYVEK is encoded by the coding sequence ATGAGTGCACAAGTTTCAGAAACTCAAGATATACAAGTAGCTAAAAAGCCCGCAGAGGAATTATTTTCCAAACGCCGGCGGAAGCTGATATCGGACCCGCTGAACGACGATAACCCAATTACCGTACAGGTACTGGGTATCTGTTCTGCACTGGCGGTTACCAGCCAGATGTATCCTACTACCGTTATGGCAATGGCGGTACTGGTCGTAGTGGTAATGTCTAACCTTACCATTTCCGCTATGCGGAATATCATCCCTAACCGTATCCGGATTATCGTACAGCTGGCAATTGTTGCTTCGCTGGTAATCCTGGTAGACCAGGTGCTGAAAGCATATGCCTTTGATGTATCCAGAGAGCTTTCAGTATTCATTGGTCTGATTATTACCAACTGTATCATCATGGGCCGCCTGGAAGCATTTGCCATGGGTAATAAGCCTTACGATTCAATTCTGGATGGTTTAGGCAGTGGTTTTGGTTATGCCTGGATTATCCTGGCAGTAGCCTTCTTCCGCGAATTGTTTGGTGCAGGAGCTATTTATGGTTTTGAAGTATTCAGTGCTATAGGGCTGAACTTCCCAAATAACGGTCTGATGGTTACACCAGTAGGTGCATTCATGGTGCTGGGTTTGATTATCTGGGTGCAAAGATCTAAAACCGGTTACGTAGAAAAGTAA
- a CDS encoding Na(+)-translocating NADH-quinone reductase subunit C (COG2869 Na+-transporting NADH:ubiquinone oxidoreductase, subunit NqrC) gives MRQSNAYVIGFAAVLTIVLGGLLAFAAVGLREPQQKAVKLDTRTKILSAVMEINEGDDVNQIWEQRIESLVVDIDGDVVGQLDDGTAVIAEQIDVGKEYKKPAQQRLFPVFQFMNEQGEVDAYIIPVFGNGLWDRIWGFIALEKDLVTIRGVRFDHKGETPGLGARITDGEVQNRYIGKKIYSDVGQLVSIQMVKSETGDPSIYDDYQVDGMSGATMTANGVNDMLLKYFKYYSSYFKTIETADKEAIEEGEQIEEIKENETQLIDEQANQ, from the coding sequence GTGCGACAGTCTAATGCATATGTAATAGGATTTGCCGCAGTACTAACCATAGTACTCGGTGGCTTGCTGGCCTTCGCCGCTGTAGGTTTAAGAGAACCACAGCAAAAGGCAGTAAAGCTCGATACACGCACTAAAATATTAAGTGCCGTAATGGAAATTAATGAAGGCGACGACGTGAACCAGATATGGGAACAGCGTATCGAATCTCTTGTAGTTGACATTGACGGCGATGTGGTTGGCCAGCTTGATGATGGTACCGCTGTTATTGCAGAGCAGATCGATGTTGGTAAGGAATACAAAAAACCTGCACAGCAGCGCCTTTTCCCGGTGTTCCAGTTCATGAATGAACAAGGCGAAGTAGATGCCTATATTATACCTGTGTTCGGAAACGGACTTTGGGATCGTATATGGGGCTTTATCGCACTGGAGAAAGACCTGGTAACCATTCGGGGTGTGCGCTTTGACCACAAAGGTGAAACGCCTGGTCTGGGTGCCAGGATCACCGATGGCGAGGTGCAGAACCGCTACATTGGTAAAAAGATCTACAGCGATGTGGGGCAGCTGGTTTCTATCCAGATGGTAAAATCTGAGACAGGCGACCCTTCCATCTACGATGATTACCAGGTGGATGGCATGTCTGGCGCTACCATGACGGCCAATGGCGTTAACGATATGCTGCTGAAGTACTTTAAGTACTACTCTAGCTATTTTAAAACCATTGAAACTGCCGACAAAGAAGCCATTGAAGAAGGAGAGCAGATCGAAGAGATCAAAGAGAATGAAACTCAGTTGATTGACGAACAAGCAAATCAGTAG
- a CDS encoding Na(+)-translocating NADH-quinone reductase subunit B (COG1805 Na+-transporting NADH:ubiquinone oxidoreductase, subunit NqrB), translating to MKALRDLLDKQKPLFEKGGKLEKFYYLYEAGETFMFTPNHVTGPRGAQIRDANNLKRYMMTVVVAMIPCLLFGIWNMGYQHFLAVGEEPEFWPSVLLGARLVLPIVLVAYVAGGLVEGLFAVVRKHPINEGFLVTGMLIPLIMPVTIPLWQVALATIFSVIIAKEVFGGTGMNVLNVAMTARAFLYFAYPTDISGDVWTYYGDEKAVEGYTGATPLAVAQQANIDGEAVTAALDASWFGQIGGFFEPWNLFLGAYPDSIGASSVLMCLVGAFILILTGVGSWKLMLSTVIGCYVMGLINNLFAVNTFMEMPAYYHLLIGGLAFGAVFMVTDPVSAAHTETGKWIYGFLIGVLTVIIRVFNPAYPEGIMLAVLLMNVLAPLIDHYVVEANKKRRIKRGVARATV from the coding sequence ATGAAAGCATTACGCGATTTACTAGATAAACAAAAACCTTTATTCGAAAAGGGCGGTAAGTTAGAGAAGTTCTATTACCTCTACGAGGCAGGTGAAACTTTCATGTTTACCCCCAACCATGTAACTGGTCCGAGAGGAGCCCAAATTCGCGATGCGAACAACCTGAAGCGCTACATGATGACTGTGGTAGTTGCCATGATACCCTGCCTGCTGTTTGGTATCTGGAATATGGGCTATCAACATTTTCTGGCAGTAGGAGAGGAGCCGGAGTTCTGGCCTTCTGTACTGTTGGGTGCAAGACTGGTACTGCCTATCGTGCTGGTAGCATATGTGGCCGGTGGTCTTGTGGAGGGCTTATTTGCTGTTGTCCGCAAGCACCCCATTAACGAGGGCTTCCTGGTAACCGGTATGCTTATCCCGCTCATTATGCCGGTTACCATTCCACTGTGGCAGGTAGCATTGGCAACTATTTTCTCAGTTATTATCGCAAAAGAAGTATTTGGCGGAACTGGTATGAACGTATTAAACGTTGCCATGACAGCCCGTGCATTCCTATACTTTGCTTATCCTACTGATATTTCTGGTGATGTTTGGACCTACTATGGCGATGAAAAAGCAGTAGAAGGCTACACAGGTGCTACACCGCTGGCCGTAGCCCAGCAGGCAAACATAGATGGCGAAGCTGTAACAGCTGCGCTGGATGCCAGCTGGTTTGGCCAGATTGGCGGCTTCTTTGAACCATGGAACCTGTTCCTGGGTGCCTATCCCGATTCTATTGGTGCCTCATCGGTACTGATGTGCCTGGTGGGTGCTTTTATCCTGATCTTAACAGGTGTTGGTAGCTGGAAGCTGATGCTTAGCACAGTGATTGGTTGTTATGTAATGGGGTTAATCAATAACCTTTTTGCTGTAAATACCTTTATGGAGATGCCGGCTTATTATCACCTGCTGATTGGCGGACTTGCTTTCGGTGCTGTTTTCATGGTAACCGACCCGGTGTCTGCAGCCCATACCGAAACAGGTAAATGGATCTATGGCTTCCTGATTGGGGTATTAACAGTGATTATCAGGGTATTCAACCCGGCTTATCCGGAGGGTATCATGCTGGCAGTATTGTTAATGAACGTATTGGCACCGCTCATTGACCACTATGTTGTAGAAGCCAATAAGAAAAGAAGAATTAAACGAGGAGTTGCCCGTGCGACAGTCTAA
- a CDS encoding Na(+)-translocating NADH-quinone reductase subunit A (COG1726 Na+-transporting NADH:ubiquinone oxidoreductase, subunit NqrA), with protein MSKVIKLRKGFTINLAGRAELKVAGELMPETFAIKPTDFHGIQRPKVLVKEGDTVKAGTPILYDKANPKVQFVAPVSGEVAEVVRGAKRKLLEIRILADRTVAYEEFPKLSSNDVANLQREEVVELLTKSGVWPNLVQRPYGIIASPDVTPKAIFISSFDSHPLAPDYDFLLRGQERYFQAGIDLLKKLTDGPVHIGLNADAEVSPVFTSVKGATLHRFSGKHPAGNVGVQIHHIDPINKGDIVWTINPFGVAQIGKLLVDGRYDSSKLVALVGSEVLDPQYIKTWGGANVGKLLAGKVKQGNVRYVSGNVLTGTNVGKDGYLGYFDNMVTVLPEGDHYEFLGWLTITPKKYSYHRAFGLLSFLNRSKPYVIDTNLQGEERAWVQTGTFDNMIPMDILPEFLLKSIMAEDYDGMESLGIYEVIEEDMALCEFIDVSKHDVQAILREGLTLMQYS; from the coding sequence ATGTCGAAAGTCATTAAGCTGAGAAAAGGCTTTACCATCAACCTGGCCGGCCGTGCAGAACTCAAAGTTGCCGGTGAGTTGATGCCCGAAACCTTCGCAATCAAACCCACCGATTTTCACGGAATTCAGCGGCCAAAAGTCCTTGTTAAAGAAGGAGATACCGTTAAGGCGGGTACTCCCATACTCTATGATAAAGCTAATCCGAAGGTGCAGTTTGTTGCGCCTGTAAGTGGAGAAGTGGCAGAAGTAGTAAGGGGTGCCAAACGCAAACTTCTTGAAATCCGCATTCTGGCAGATCGCACGGTGGCATACGAAGAGTTTCCTAAATTGTCATCCAACGATGTAGCGAATCTGCAGCGCGAAGAGGTGGTGGAACTGCTTACCAAAAGTGGTGTATGGCCCAATCTGGTACAACGTCCTTACGGCATTATTGCCAGCCCGGATGTAACGCCTAAAGCCATTTTCATCTCTTCTTTTGATTCCCACCCCCTTGCACCGGATTACGATTTTCTGCTAAGAGGGCAGGAGCGTTACTTCCAGGCAGGTATTGACCTTCTCAAAAAGTTAACAGATGGCCCTGTGCATATTGGCTTAAATGCCGATGCAGAGGTTTCTCCTGTTTTCACAAGTGTGAAAGGTGCTACCCTCCACAGATTTAGCGGAAAACATCCTGCAGGTAACGTTGGTGTGCAAATTCATCATATCGATCCGATCAACAAGGGAGATATTGTCTGGACCATCAACCCTTTTGGTGTTGCCCAGATTGGTAAGTTGCTGGTTGACGGCCGCTACGACAGCTCTAAACTGGTGGCATTGGTAGGATCTGAAGTTCTGGACCCACAATACATCAAAACCTGGGGCGGAGCCAATGTTGGCAAGCTGCTGGCAGGTAAGGTAAAGCAGGGTAATGTACGCTATGTGAGCGGAAACGTACTCACCGGTACCAACGTTGGCAAAGATGGTTACCTGGGCTATTTTGATAATATGGTAACAGTACTTCCGGAAGGAGATCATTATGAGTTCCTGGGATGGCTTACCATTACGCCCAAAAAGTACAGCTACCACCGTGCCTTTGGCCTGCTCTCGTTCCTGAACCGTAGCAAGCCCTATGTGATCGATACCAACCTGCAGGGCGAAGAACGTGCATGGGTACAAACTGGTACTTTCGATAATATGATTCCGATGGATATTCTGCCTGAGTTTTTGCTCAAGTCAATTATGGCAGAGGATTACGACGGCATGGAGTCACTTGGAATTTATGAGGTGATTGAGGAAGATATGGCCCTGTGTGAATTTATAGATGTATCTAAACATGATGTACAGGCGATCTTGAGAGAAGGACTTACCTTAATGCAATATAGCTAA
- the ispH gene encoding 4-hydroxy-3-methylbut-2-enyl diphosphate reductase (COG0761 Penicillin tolerance protein) — MKVTIDKNSGYCFGVEFAIQMAEDEMPQDGTLYCLGDIVHNDMEVKRLYDKGLRVISREELQNLRDCKVLIRAHGEPPETYQLALENNLELIDASCPVVLKLQNRVKHAYDKMQEVEGQILIYGQKGHAEVIGLTGQTYGQALVVTSPEDLEGVDFSRPVTLFSQTTKSTKGFYQIKELIEQRMQEARGGAALTLLDFNANDSICRQVSNREPQLTRFSQQHDVILFVSGRKSSNGKALYAVCKQFNENSYFIENESEIDPAWLEKARSVGICGATSTPMWLMERVAGYIESIYQQQEAEA, encoded by the coding sequence ATGAAGGTTACAATCGATAAAAATTCAGGTTACTGTTTTGGGGTAGAATTTGCCATACAAATGGCAGAAGACGAAATGCCCCAGGATGGAACACTTTACTGTCTGGGCGATATTGTGCACAACGATATGGAAGTAAAGCGTCTGTATGATAAAGGCTTACGCGTAATAAGCCGGGAGGAGCTGCAAAACCTGCGTGACTGTAAGGTGCTGATACGGGCACATGGCGAGCCGCCGGAAACTTACCAGCTGGCCCTGGAAAATAACCTGGAGCTGATCGATGCTTCCTGCCCGGTGGTGCTTAAGCTGCAAAACCGTGTAAAACATGCCTACGATAAAATGCAGGAGGTAGAAGGGCAGATCCTTATTTACGGACAGAAAGGACATGCAGAGGTAATAGGCTTAACGGGCCAGACCTATGGCCAGGCCCTGGTGGTGACCAGCCCGGAAGATCTGGAGGGGGTTGATTTTAGCCGTCCCGTTACCCTTTTCAGCCAGACTACAAAAAGTACAAAAGGTTTTTACCAGATTAAAGAACTGATAGAGCAGCGCATGCAGGAGGCCAGGGGAGGCGCTGCATTAACACTGCTTGATTTTAATGCCAACGACAGCATATGCCGGCAGGTAAGCAACCGTGAGCCCCAGCTAACCAGGTTCTCGCAGCAGCACGATGTGATATTGTTTGTAAGCGGACGTAAAAGTTCTAATGGTAAAGCGCTTTATGCTGTTTGCAAACAGTTTAATGAAAATAGTTATTTCATCGAGAACGAGTCAGAAATAGACCCGGCCTGGCTGGAAAAGGCCAGGAGTGTGGGCATATGCGGTGCAACATCAACCCCAATGTGGTTAATGGAACGTGTAGCCGGCTATATTGAAAGCATCTACCAGCAGCAGGAAGCAGAAGCCTGA
- the cmk gene encoding cytidylate kinase (COG0283 Cytidylate kinase), with the protein MKKIVIAIDGYSACGKSSTAKQVAAQLNYAYIDTGAMYRAVTHYFLQHFVNPTNPRAVEDALKKIGIEFHYNAKNAANETYLNGLNVEKEIRGMAVSERVSEVSALPRVRHCMVELQRKMGKKKGLVMDGRDIGTTVFPDAELKIFMTADFEERAARRQRELLEKKQMVELNAIRDNLAKRDHIDTTRTESPLRKAEDAYVIDTTHTTMDEQVNMILHMAREIINQEELQNNS; encoded by the coding sequence ATGAAGAAAATTGTCATTGCTATTGACGGCTACTCTGCCTGTGGAAAAAGTTCTACGGCCAAGCAGGTAGCAGCTCAGCTTAATTATGCATATATCGATACCGGGGCCATGTACCGGGCTGTAACTCACTATTTTCTTCAGCACTTTGTAAATCCGACCAACCCCAGGGCCGTAGAGGATGCACTCAAGAAAATCGGCATTGAATTTCACTACAATGCAAAAAACGCCGCCAATGAAACCTATCTTAATGGCTTAAACGTTGAAAAGGAGATTAGGGGCATGGCAGTTTCGGAGCGTGTGAGCGAGGTAAGTGCCCTGCCCCGTGTAAGGCATTGTATGGTTGAATTACAGCGAAAAATGGGCAAGAAAAAAGGGCTGGTGATGGATGGCCGTGATATCGGCACCACTGTTTTTCCCGATGCCGAACTGAAAATATTTATGACCGCCGATTTTGAAGAGCGTGCTGCCAGGCGCCAGCGGGAACTGCTGGAGAAAAAACAGATGGTAGAGCTCAATGCCATCAGGGATAACCTGGCCAAGCGGGATCATATTGATACAACCCGTACAGAAAGCCCCCTGCGCAAAGCCGAAGATGCCTACGTGATCGATACAACGCACACCACCATGGATGAACAGGTGAATATGATCCTGCACATGGCGCGTGAAATAATTAACCAGGAAGAATTACAGAATAACTCATGA